In Humulus lupulus chromosome 6, drHumLupu1.1, whole genome shotgun sequence, a single genomic region encodes these proteins:
- the LOC133785021 gene encoding uncharacterized protein LOC133785021, whose product MKNHVSYPTRSALFPEVNAITSDNGGRGRDHNQSHSPGHGRGRRHSKCQSNVWQCCGYNNNSSTLLKTTSNEHKENSPQNKNQQTYENLRFRCGMKGHWSRTCRTSKHLVDLYQASLKEKEKNIEANFSYQDDDLLNESMDFTNLDVVDFFVDDPINGNMNISTGDEKAHN is encoded by the coding sequence ATGAAAAATCATGTATCTTACCCAACTAGGTCTGCCCTATTCCCTGAAGTGAATGCTATAACATCGGACAATGGTGGTCGTGGTCGTGACCATAATCAAAGCCATAGTCCTGGTCATGGACGTGGACGCAGACATAGTAAGTGTCAAAGTAATGTTTGGCAATGTTGTGGTTATAATAACAACTCCTCTACTTTGCTGAAAACCACAAGCAATGAACATAAGGAAAATAGTCCACAAAATAAGAATCAACAAACTTATGAAAACCTACGTTTCAGGTGCGGTATGAAAGGACATTGGTCACGTACTTGTCGTACGTCCAAACATCTTGTTGATCTTTATCAAGCCTctttgaaggagaaggagaaaaataTAGAAGCAAACTTTTCCTATCAAGATGATGACCTCCTCAATGAATCCATGGATTTTACAAACTTGGATGTTGTTGATTTTTTTGTTGATGATCCCATCAATGGCAATATGAATATTTCTACTGGCGATGAGAAAGCCcataattag